A genomic stretch from Pelodiscus sinensis isolate JC-2024 chromosome 23, ASM4963464v1, whole genome shotgun sequence includes:
- the HES4 gene encoding transcription factor HES-4 isoform X2, giving the protein MPADTMEKPTASPIAGAPASSSHTPDKPKSASEHRKSSKPIMEKRRRARINESLGQLKTLILDALKKDSSRHSKLEKADILEMTVKHLRNLQRAQMTALSADPTVLGKYRAGFNECMNEVTRFLSTCEGVNTEVRTRLLSHLSACLGQIVAMNYPPPPPPAGQPAHLAQPLHVQLPPTATAPGAVPVPCKLNPAEALSPKVYGGFQLVPATDGQFAFLIPNPAFAPSSGPIIPLYANTNGPVSSGSGPGNTAATPSASPVQGLTSFGGSLAPASQAGSPIGERSESVWRPW; this is encoded by the exons atgcctgCTGACACCATGGAGAAACCGACAGCCTCCCCGATCGCCGGTGCCCCCGCTAGCTCCAGCCACACGCCGGACAAGCCCAAGAGCGCCAGCGAACACAGAAAG TCCTCCAAACCTATCATGGAGAAGCGGCGCCGGGCCCGGATCAATGAGAGCCTGGGGCAGTTGAAGACCCTCATCCTGGATGCCTTGAAGAAGGAT AGCTCCAGGCACTCCAAGTTGGAGAAAGCAGACATCCTGGAGATGACGGTGAAACACCTGCGGAACCTGCAGCGAGCCCAGATGACAG CACTGAGTGCTGACCCCACCGTCCTTGGCAAATACAGAGCTGGATTTAATGAGTGCATGAACGAGGTGACCCGGTTCCTTTCCACCTGTGAAGGGGTGAACACAGAAGTGCGGACCCGTCTGCTCAGCCACCTCTCCGCTTGCCTGGGCCAGATTGTGGCTATGAACTACCCTCCACCGCCACCCCCGGCTGGCCAGCCAGCTCATCTGGCGCAACCGCTGCATGTCCAGCTTCCCCCTACGGCCACAGCCCCTGGAGCTGTGCCAGTGCCCTGCAAACTGAACCCTGCTGAAGCCCTGTCCCCCAAAGTCTATGGAGGCTTCCAGCTGGTCCCAGCTACCGACGGCCAGTTTGCTTTCCTCATCCCTAACCCGGCTTTTGCTCCCAGCAGCGGACCCATCATCCCCCTCTATGCCAACACTAACGGACCAGTGTCTTCGGGCAGCGGGCCAGGAAACACAGCCGCAACCCCGTCAGCATCCCCAGTGCAGGGTTTGACATCATTTGGGGGTAGCTTAGCTCCAGCATCCCAAGCTGGGAGTCCGATCGGGGAACGCAGTGAATCTGTCTGGAGGCCTTGGTGA
- the HES4 gene encoding transcription factor HES-4 isoform X1, with translation MPADTMEKPTASPIAGAPASSSHTPDKPKSASEHRKSSKPIMEKRRRARINESLGQLKTLILDALKKDSSRHSKLEKADILEMTVKHLRNLQRAQMTAALSADPTVLGKYRAGFNECMNEVTRFLSTCEGVNTEVRTRLLSHLSACLGQIVAMNYPPPPPPAGQPAHLAQPLHVQLPPTATAPGAVPVPCKLNPAEALSPKVYGGFQLVPATDGQFAFLIPNPAFAPSSGPIIPLYANTNGPVSSGSGPGNTAATPSASPVQGLTSFGGSLAPASQAGSPIGERSESVWRPW, from the exons atgcctgCTGACACCATGGAGAAACCGACAGCCTCCCCGATCGCCGGTGCCCCCGCTAGCTCCAGCCACACGCCGGACAAGCCCAAGAGCGCCAGCGAACACAGAAAG TCCTCCAAACCTATCATGGAGAAGCGGCGCCGGGCCCGGATCAATGAGAGCCTGGGGCAGTTGAAGACCCTCATCCTGGATGCCTTGAAGAAGGAT AGCTCCAGGCACTCCAAGTTGGAGAAAGCAGACATCCTGGAGATGACGGTGAAACACCTGCGGAACCTGCAGCGAGCCCAGATGACAG CAGCACTGAGTGCTGACCCCACCGTCCTTGGCAAATACAGAGCTGGATTTAATGAGTGCATGAACGAGGTGACCCGGTTCCTTTCCACCTGTGAAGGGGTGAACACAGAAGTGCGGACCCGTCTGCTCAGCCACCTCTCCGCTTGCCTGGGCCAGATTGTGGCTATGAACTACCCTCCACCGCCACCCCCGGCTGGCCAGCCAGCTCATCTGGCGCAACCGCTGCATGTCCAGCTTCCCCCTACGGCCACAGCCCCTGGAGCTGTGCCAGTGCCCTGCAAACTGAACCCTGCTGAAGCCCTGTCCCCCAAAGTCTATGGAGGCTTCCAGCTGGTCCCAGCTACCGACGGCCAGTTTGCTTTCCTCATCCCTAACCCGGCTTTTGCTCCCAGCAGCGGACCCATCATCCCCCTCTATGCCAACACTAACGGACCAGTGTCTTCGGGCAGCGGGCCAGGAAACACAGCCGCAACCCCGTCAGCATCCCCAGTGCAGGGTTTGACATCATTTGGGGGTAGCTTAGCTCCAGCATCCCAAGCTGGGAGTCCGATCGGGGAACGCAGTGAATCTGTCTGGAGGCCTTGGTGA